From Verrucomicrobiales bacterium:
TCGCCTTTGTCGCTGCCGCCAAAGGCTACAAGCTGATTCTGACCATGCCCGAGACCATGTCCCAAGAGCGACGAACGCTGCTGGCCATGCTCGGTGCCAAACTGGTGCTCACCCCGGGAGCCGAAGGGATGAAGGGGGCGATCTCGCGTGCCGAAGCTCTGGCCAAAGAAACACCCAACTCCTGGATTCCTCAGCAGTTTGAAAATGGCGCCAATCCCGAAGTGCATCGGCGCACGACCGCTCTGGAGATTTGGGAAGACACCGAGGGCAAGGTCGATTTTCTGATCGCCGCGGTCGGCACGGGTGGAACCATCACCGGATGCTGTGAGGTCATCAAACCCAAGCGCCCGAGTTTCCAGGCCATTGCGGTCGAACCTAAAGATTCGCCTGTCATCTCCCAAACTCTGGCCGGACAGCCCATCAAGCCCGGCCCGCACAAGATCCAGGGAACGGGGGCAGGCTTTGTTCCCAAAAACCTTCACTTGAAGGACGGTCAAGGAAACTCACAGATCTCCGAGTGCGTGCAAGTCAGCAACGACGAGGCATTCGCCATGGCCCGACGCTTAGCAAAAGAGGAAGGGATTCTGGTCGGCATTTCAACAGGAGCGAACGTTTGGGCGGCCATCCAGATCGCCAAACGGCCTGAGAATAAGGGCAAAACAATCGTCACGATTGCCTGTTCCACCGGTGAGCGCTACCTCAGCACCGCCTTGGCGGATGAGGCCCGTGCTCAATTGGGAACCTGATTCCGTCAGGACAAAAACGGGGGATGGCCTGGCAAAAAGCGGAAAGCCAGGCCATTCCTCGGGTCGTATCGTGTCTACAGCAGTGGTCGCTGGGTTGCCCGTGGATAGGGTGGATCCCAGCACGAATCACCCTGCGTTAGGAACCATGATATGATTACGCCAACTGTCATCGCCATCTCTCTTTTCGCCGCCAGCCTTCCCGTGCTGTATCTCTTGATCATCCATCGCTCCTTGAGCGGCGGTGCGGCCAATGATCCGAATTTCGACGTGGACGCGAAACTGCATTCGGCATCCCCGCGCCAATCCAGTGCGAAGGCGCATGCCGCTCCGTCCCACACAGGGACGACTCCGAAGCACGCCTAAGGCGGGACCTCGGTTTCTACGTCCGCGGTAGTTGCGCCTTTGCCTTTTGTTGGAAGGCCCTCCCAACTCAGGATGGCCGGTCGGCAGACGGCGCACCAGGAATGTAGCGGCGCGCTTCCCTGCACGCCCGCTGGTTTTTCCGCTCAGAGAGGGCCGTCGCCCAGTCAGGGCCTATCATGCCCCAGGAAAACGGGCTTCCCCACGCCGGCACCACGTCGGGGTGATTGCGGCTAGGACTTCACGATCGAATCAAACTCAGCGTCGGTAAAGGCCTGGAGGGTTTGGGTCTGCACGTTGCCGAACGATGCGAGTTCGGTGAGCAGATGGAGCACCTTCGTTTCCGAACTTGCTTCGAGAATGAGGACGCCGTCATATCCCCCCATGGTCCAATACTGACCTGCGACTTTAACCCCAGCCTTGGCGGCAAGTCGGTCAAACTGGTGGGCGCGGCGGGTGGATTTCTTGACATTCTTGGATCCCTGCGGCGTGAAGGTGAGAAGAGCGATGTAGCGAGGCATGACGCCACTATGCCTCAGCCTAGACTCCGCGGCTCCTCCTAGGTTGCCTGATTCGAAGCGTTGCTTGGCGTT
This genomic window contains:
- a CDS encoding GYD domain-containing protein, giving the protein MPRYIALLTFTPQGSKNVKKSTRRAHQFDRLAAKAGVKVAGQYWTMGGYDGVLILEASSETKVLHLLTELASFGNVQTQTLQAFTDAEFDSIVKS
- the cysK gene encoding cysteine synthase A — translated: MGRIYNNIVETVGRTPLVRLNRVTAGLDATILLKCEFFNPLGSVKDRIGMSMIEDAERRGVLKKDTVIIEPTSGNTGIALAFVAAAKGYKLILTMPETMSQERRTLLAMLGAKLVLTPGAEGMKGAISRAEALAKETPNSWIPQQFENGANPEVHRRTTALEIWEDTEGKVDFLIAAVGTGGTITGCCEVIKPKRPSFQAIAVEPKDSPVISQTLAGQPIKPGPHKIQGTGAGFVPKNLHLKDGQGNSQISECVQVSNDEAFAMARRLAKEEGILVGISTGANVWAAIQIAKRPENKGKTIVTIACSTGERYLSTALADEARAQLGT